One stretch of Caloenas nicobarica isolate bCalNic1 chromosome 4, bCalNic1.hap1, whole genome shotgun sequence DNA includes these proteins:
- the NIPAL1 gene encoding LOW QUALITY PROTEIN: magnesium transporter NIPA3 (The sequence of the model RefSeq protein was modified relative to this genomic sequence to represent the inferred CDS: deleted 1 base in 1 codon): MVPDHQVSESRSSLLASVDGTLNETNWSISTPAGSKYRLYVGLALAIVSSIFIGSSFILKKKGLLKLADKGASRAGQGGYSYLKEWLWWAGLLSMGLGEAANFAAYAFAPATLVTPLGALSVLISAILSSHFLNEKLNIHGKLGCVLSILGSTVMVIHAPEEEEVTSLDEMESKLQDPAFVTFAVLLTVAVLVLIFIVAPSRGQTNILIYILICSLIGAFSVSSVKGLGIAIKQMLQRKPVYRHPLVYILVGTLVLSVSTQINYLNKALDVFNTSLVTPIYYVCFTTTVVTCSIILFKEWSSMDLGDIIGTLSGFCSIIIGIFLLHAFKNTVITWSQLMSTVTKEPSLPHREYETCHTLLESMEDPALAYEEDNVLFSQ; the protein is encoded by the exons ATGGTGCCGGATCATCAA GTGTCTGAATCCCGCTCTTCTCTCCTTGCCTCTGTGGATGGGACTCTCAATGAAACAAACTGGAGCATTTCCACACCTGCTGGAAGTAAATACCGGCTCTACGTTGGCTTGGCTTTGGCAATAGTTTCCAGTATCTTTATTGGTTCTAGTTTCATACTGAAGAAGAAAGGACTTTTGAAGCTGGCAGACAAAGGAGCCTCCCGAGCTG gacAGGGTGGATATTCTTATTTGAAGGAATGGCTTTGGTGGGCGGGATTGCTATCAA tggGATTAGGAGAAGCTGCAAACTTTGCTGCCTATGCCTTTGCACCTGCAACCTTAGTTACTCCCTTGGGTGCACTGAGTGTTCTCATCAG TGCTATATTGTCAtcccattttttaaatgagaagctGAATATTCATGGAAAGCTGGGCTGCGTACTGAGCATTTTGGGGTCAACGGTCATGGTTATTCACGcccctgaggaggaggaggtcaCCTCACTGGATGAGATGGAAAGCAAGCTGCAAGATCCAG CGTTTGTTACATTTGCTGTTCTCCTAACAGTTGCTGTCCTCGTGCTGATTTTTATTGTGGCTCCAAGTAGAGGTCAAACAAATATACTGATCTACATTTTAATTTGCTCCCTCATTGGTGCCTTCTCTGTCTCATCTGTGAAAGGCCTGGGCATTGCCATTAAACAAATGCTGCAGCGGAAGCCAGTTTATCGACATCCATTGGTTTACATTTTGGTGGGCACCTTAGTGCTCTCAGTCAGCACTCAGATCAACTATCTCAACAAAGCATTGGATGTGTTCAATACATCTCTAGTGACACCTATTTATTACGTGTGTTTCACCACGACGGTTGTGACATGTTCCATCATCCTGTTCAAGGAGTGGAGTAGTATGGACCTGGGTGATATCATTGGAACCCTGAGTGGATTTTGCAGTATCATCATAGGCATTTTTCTATTGCACGCTTTCAAAAATACTGTTATCACCTGGAGTCAGTTGATGTCCACTGTTACCAAAGAACCATCATTACCACACCGTGAATACGAAACCTGTCACACTTTACTGGAGAGCATGGAAGACCCAGCTTTGGCATATGAGGAGGACAATGTTTTATTCAGTCAATGA